A stretch of the Cottoperca gobio chromosome 2, fCotGob3.1, whole genome shotgun sequence genome encodes the following:
- the LOC115016988 gene encoding peripheral plasma membrane protein CASK isoform X2 — translation MTMADDDVLFEDVYELCEVIGKGPFSVVRRCINRDTGQQFAVKIVDVASFTSSPGLSTEDLKREASICHMLKHPHIVELLETYSSDGMLYMVFEYMDGADLCFEIVKRADAGFVYSEAVASHYMRQILEALRYCHDNNVIHRDVKPHCVLLASKENSAPVKLGGFGVAIQLGESGLVAGGRVGTPHFMAPEVVKREPYGKPVDVWGCGVILFILLSGCLPFYGTKERLFEAIIKGKYKVCLLVQMNPRQWAHISESAKDLVRRMLMLDPAERITVYEALNHPWLKERDRYAYKIHLPETVEQLRKFNARRKLKGAVLAAVSSHKFNSYYGDPPEELHDFTDDPTSSGLLAAERAVSQVLDSLEEIHALTDCSEKDMDFLHSVFQDQNLHTLLDLYDKINTRSSPQIRNPPSDGVQRAREVLETLSCYPENMEAKELRRILTQPHFMALMQTHDVVAHEVYSDDALRVTPPPTSPYLNGDSPDSTNGDMDLENVTRVRLVQFQKNTDEPMGITLKMNELNHCIVARIMHGGMIHRQGTLHVGDEIREINGISVANQTVEQLQKMLREMRGSITFKIVPSYRSQSMSCDKESPDVSRQSPANGHASVTSSILDLPATIQPKGRQISRPAIKDKLSIKIYVRAQFEYDPAKDDLIPCKEAGIPFRVGDIIQIISKDDHNWWQGKLENTKNGTAGLIPSPELQEWRVACIAMEKTKQEQQASCTWFGKKKKQYKDKYLAKHNADLVTYEEVVRVPSFKRKTLVLLGAHGVGRRHIKNTLITKHADRFAYPIPHTTRPAKKDEENGKNYYFVTHDQMMQDISNNDYLEYGSHEDAMYGTRLETIRQIHAQGMVSILDVEPQALKILRTADFAPYVVFIAAPTVTPGMTEDDSLQRLQKESEMLQGTYAHYFDQTIINNEIDDTIRLLEEAVDLVSTTTQWVPVSWVY, via the exons ATGACCATGGCGGACGACGACGTGCTGTTCGAGGATGTCTACGAGCTGTGCGAGGTGATTGGAAA GGGTCCCTTCAGCGTGGTGAGGCGCTGCATCAACAGGGACACAGGCCAGCAGTTTGCTGTGAAGATCGTCGATGTGGCCAGCTTCACCTCCAGCCCTGGCCTCAGCACAGAAG ATCTGAAGCGAGAGGCCAGTATCTGCCACATGCTGAAACACCCCCACATCGTGGAGCTGCTGGAGACTTACAGCTCTGATGGCATGCTCTACATGGTCTTTGAATA tATGGACGGCGCAGACCTGTGTTTTGAAATTGTGAAGAGAGCGGATGCTGGCTTTGTGTACAGCGAAGCAGTAGCCAG CCACTACATGAGGCAGATTTTGGAGGCACTTCGGTACTGCCACGACAACAATGTGATTCACCGCGATGTAAAG CCTCACTGTGTGCTGCTCGCCTCGAAGGAGAACTCTGCTCCAGTCAAGCTGGGAGGCTTTGGAGTGGCGATACAGCTGGGAGAGTCTGGTTTAGTAGCTGGAG GTCGAGTCGGTACTCCCCACTTCATGGCCCCGGAGGTAGTCAAGAGAGAACCATATGGCAAACCGGTGGATGTGTGGGGATGTGGagtcatcctcttcatcctcctctctggctGCCTCCCTTTCTACGGCACCAAGGAGCGTTTGTTTGAGGCCATCATTAAGGGGAAATACAAG GTGTGTCTACTTGTCCAGATGAACCCCCGCCAGTGGGCCCACATCTCGGAGAGCGCCAAGGACCTGGTGAGGCGCATGCTGATGCTGGACCCAGCTGAGAGAATCACAGTCTACGAGGCCCTCAACCACCCCTGGCTGAAG gagaggGACAGGTATGCGTACAAGATCCACCTGCCTGAAACGGTGGAACAGCTGAGGAAGTTCAACGCCAGGAGGAAGCTGAAG GGTGCCGTGTTGGCTGCTGTTTCAAGCCACAAGTTTAATTCCTACTATGGCGACCCCCCAGAGGAGCTACACGACTTCACAGATGACCCCACCTCCTCAG GACTGCTAGCTGCTGAAA GGGCAGTATCACAGGTTTTGGACAGTCTAGAGGAGATTCATGCCTTGACGGACTGCAGTGAGAAAGACATGGACTTCCTCCACAGTGTCTTCCAGGATCAGAACCTCCACACCCTGTTAGAT CTTTATGACAAAATCAACACCAGGTCGTCCCCACAGATCAGAAACCCTCCGAGTGACGGAGTGCAGAGAGCCAGAGAG GTACTGGAAACCCTCTCCTGTTACCCAGAGAACATGGAGGCCAAGGAGCTCAGGAGGATCCTCACGCAGCCACACTTCATG GCTCTGATGCAGACCCACGATGTGGTGGCCCATGAGGTCTACAGCGACGATGCGCTGAGGGTGACGCCCCCACCCACCTCACCGTACCTGAACGGAGACTCTCCAGACAGCACCAACGGAGACATGGACCTGGAGAACGTCACCCGGGTTCGCCTGGTCCAGTTTCAGAAGAACACCGACGAGCCCATG GGCATTACTCTGAAAATGAACGAGCTCAACCACTGCATTGTGGCGCGAATCATGCACGGTGGAATGATTCATCGACAAG GGACTCTGCATGTAGGAGATGAGATCCGAGAGATAAATGGCATCAGCGTTGCCAATCAGACGGTTGAACAGCTCCAAAAGATGCTG AGGGAGATGAGGGGTAGCATCACCTTCAAGATTGTGCCCAGTTACCGGTCCCAGTCCATGTCTTGCGAC AAAGAGTCACCAGATGTGTCCCGACAATCGCCTGCAAATGGCCATGCTAGTGTCACCAGCTCCATCCTG GACCTGCCAGCGACGATCCAGCCCAAAGGCCGTCAG ATCTCCAGACCTGCTATCAAGGACAAATTGTCCATCAAG ATTTACGTCCGTGCTCAGTTTGAGTATGACCCGGCGAAAGACGACCTCATCCCATGTAAGGAGGCGGGCATTCCCTTCCGGGTGGGGGACATCATTCAGATCATCTCCAAGGACGACCACAACTGGTGGCAGGGAAAGTTGGAGAACACCAAGAACGGCACAGCAGGCCTCATCCCGTCACCTGAGCTGCAGGAGTG GCGCGTGGCGTGTATAGCGATGGAGAAGACCAAACAGGAACAGCAGGCCAGTTGTACCTGGTTtggcaagaagaagaaacagtaCAAAGACAAGTACCTGGCCAAGCACAATGCAG ATCTGGTGACGTATGAGGAAGTGGTCAGAGTGCcatcattcaaaagaaaaacactcgTCTTGCTTG GTGCACATGGAGTTGGTCGGAGGCACATCAAGAACACACTCATTACCAAACACGCTGACCGCTTCGCCTACCCCATCCCTC ACACGACTCGGCCTGCTAAGAAGGACGAGGAGAATGGAAAGAACTACTACTTTGTGACTCATGACCAGATGATGCAGGACATCAGCAACAACGACTACCTGGAGTACGGCAGCCACGAGGATGCCATGTATGGAACCAGGCTGGAGACTATCAGGCAGATCCATGCACAGGGCATGGTCTCTATCCTGGATGTCGAACCACAG GCACTAAAGATCCTCAGGACAGCTGACTTTGCTCCCTATGTTGTCTTCATCGCAGCTCCCACTGTCACCCCAGGCATGACTGAG GACGACTCTCTGCAGCGGCTCCAGAAGGAATCGGAGATGCTTCAGGGGACATACGCTCACTACTTTGACCAGACCATCATCAACAATGAGATTGATGACACCATCCGACTGCTGGAGGAGGCTGTAGACCTGGTGTCCACCACCACTCAGTGGGTGCCCGTCTCCTGGGTCTACTGA
- the LOC115016988 gene encoding peripheral plasma membrane protein CASK isoform X8 produces the protein MTMADDDVLFEDVYELCEVIGKGPFSVVRRCINRDTGQQFAVKIVDVASFTSSPGLSTEDLKREASICHMLKHPHIVELLETYSSDGMLYMVFEYMDGADLCFEIVKRADAGFVYSEAVASHYMRQILEALRYCHDNNVIHRDVKPHCVLLASKENSAPVKLGGFGVAIQLGESGLVAGGRVGTPHFMAPEVVKREPYGKPVDVWGCGVILFILLSGCLPFYGTKERLFEAIIKGKYKVCLLVQMNPRQWAHISESAKDLVRRMLMLDPAERITVYEALNHPWLKERDRYAYKIHLPETVEQLRKFNARRKLKGAVLAAVSSHKFNSYYGDPPEELHDFTDDPTSSGAVSQVLDSLEEIHALTDCSEKDMDFLHSVFQDQNLHTLLDLYDKINTRSSPQIRNPPSDGVQRAREVLETLSCYPENMEAKELRRILTQPHFMALMQTHDVVAHEVYSDDALRVTPPPTSPYLNGDSPDSTNGDMDLENVTRVRLVQFQKNTDEPMGITLKMNELNHCIVARIMHGGMIHRQGTLHVGDEIREINGISVANQTVEQLQKMLREMRGSITFKIVPSYRSQSMSCDKESPDVSRQSPANGHASVTSSILDLPATIQPKGRQIYVRAQFEYDPAKDDLIPCKEAGIPFRVGDIIQIISKDDHNWWQGKLENTKNGTAGLIPSPELQEWRVACIAMEKTKQEQQASCTWFGKKKKQYKDKYLAKHNAVFDQLDLVTYEEVVRVPSFKRKTLVLLGAHGVGRRHIKNTLITKHADRFAYPIPHTTRPAKKDEENGKNYYFVTHDQMMQDISNNDYLEYGSHEDAMYGTRLETIRQIHAQGMVSILDVEPQALKILRTADFAPYVVFIAAPTVTPGMTEDDSLQRLQKESEMLQGTYAHYFDQTIINNEIDDTIRLLEEAVDLVSTTTQWVPVSWVY, from the exons ATGACCATGGCGGACGACGACGTGCTGTTCGAGGATGTCTACGAGCTGTGCGAGGTGATTGGAAA GGGTCCCTTCAGCGTGGTGAGGCGCTGCATCAACAGGGACACAGGCCAGCAGTTTGCTGTGAAGATCGTCGATGTGGCCAGCTTCACCTCCAGCCCTGGCCTCAGCACAGAAG ATCTGAAGCGAGAGGCCAGTATCTGCCACATGCTGAAACACCCCCACATCGTGGAGCTGCTGGAGACTTACAGCTCTGATGGCATGCTCTACATGGTCTTTGAATA tATGGACGGCGCAGACCTGTGTTTTGAAATTGTGAAGAGAGCGGATGCTGGCTTTGTGTACAGCGAAGCAGTAGCCAG CCACTACATGAGGCAGATTTTGGAGGCACTTCGGTACTGCCACGACAACAATGTGATTCACCGCGATGTAAAG CCTCACTGTGTGCTGCTCGCCTCGAAGGAGAACTCTGCTCCAGTCAAGCTGGGAGGCTTTGGAGTGGCGATACAGCTGGGAGAGTCTGGTTTAGTAGCTGGAG GTCGAGTCGGTACTCCCCACTTCATGGCCCCGGAGGTAGTCAAGAGAGAACCATATGGCAAACCGGTGGATGTGTGGGGATGTGGagtcatcctcttcatcctcctctctggctGCCTCCCTTTCTACGGCACCAAGGAGCGTTTGTTTGAGGCCATCATTAAGGGGAAATACAAG GTGTGTCTACTTGTCCAGATGAACCCCCGCCAGTGGGCCCACATCTCGGAGAGCGCCAAGGACCTGGTGAGGCGCATGCTGATGCTGGACCCAGCTGAGAGAATCACAGTCTACGAGGCCCTCAACCACCCCTGGCTGAAG gagaggGACAGGTATGCGTACAAGATCCACCTGCCTGAAACGGTGGAACAGCTGAGGAAGTTCAACGCCAGGAGGAAGCTGAAG GGTGCCGTGTTGGCTGCTGTTTCAAGCCACAAGTTTAATTCCTACTATGGCGACCCCCCAGAGGAGCTACACGACTTCACAGATGACCCCACCTCCTCAG GGGCAGTATCACAGGTTTTGGACAGTCTAGAGGAGATTCATGCCTTGACGGACTGCAGTGAGAAAGACATGGACTTCCTCCACAGTGTCTTCCAGGATCAGAACCTCCACACCCTGTTAGAT CTTTATGACAAAATCAACACCAGGTCGTCCCCACAGATCAGAAACCCTCCGAGTGACGGAGTGCAGAGAGCCAGAGAG GTACTGGAAACCCTCTCCTGTTACCCAGAGAACATGGAGGCCAAGGAGCTCAGGAGGATCCTCACGCAGCCACACTTCATG GCTCTGATGCAGACCCACGATGTGGTGGCCCATGAGGTCTACAGCGACGATGCGCTGAGGGTGACGCCCCCACCCACCTCACCGTACCTGAACGGAGACTCTCCAGACAGCACCAACGGAGACATGGACCTGGAGAACGTCACCCGGGTTCGCCTGGTCCAGTTTCAGAAGAACACCGACGAGCCCATG GGCATTACTCTGAAAATGAACGAGCTCAACCACTGCATTGTGGCGCGAATCATGCACGGTGGAATGATTCATCGACAAG GGACTCTGCATGTAGGAGATGAGATCCGAGAGATAAATGGCATCAGCGTTGCCAATCAGACGGTTGAACAGCTCCAAAAGATGCTG AGGGAGATGAGGGGTAGCATCACCTTCAAGATTGTGCCCAGTTACCGGTCCCAGTCCATGTCTTGCGAC AAAGAGTCACCAGATGTGTCCCGACAATCGCCTGCAAATGGCCATGCTAGTGTCACCAGCTCCATCCTG GACCTGCCAGCGACGATCCAGCCCAAAGGCCGTCAG ATTTACGTCCGTGCTCAGTTTGAGTATGACCCGGCGAAAGACGACCTCATCCCATGTAAGGAGGCGGGCATTCCCTTCCGGGTGGGGGACATCATTCAGATCATCTCCAAGGACGACCACAACTGGTGGCAGGGAAAGTTGGAGAACACCAAGAACGGCACAGCAGGCCTCATCCCGTCACCTGAGCTGCAGGAGTG GCGCGTGGCGTGTATAGCGATGGAGAAGACCAAACAGGAACAGCAGGCCAGTTGTACCTGGTTtggcaagaagaagaaacagtaCAAAGACAAGTACCTGGCCAAGCACAATGCAG TGTTCGACCAACTAGATCTGGTGACGTATGAGGAAGTGGTCAGAGTGCcatcattcaaaagaaaaacactcgTCTTGCTTG GTGCACATGGAGTTGGTCGGAGGCACATCAAGAACACACTCATTACCAAACACGCTGACCGCTTCGCCTACCCCATCCCTC ACACGACTCGGCCTGCTAAGAAGGACGAGGAGAATGGAAAGAACTACTACTTTGTGACTCATGACCAGATGATGCAGGACATCAGCAACAACGACTACCTGGAGTACGGCAGCCACGAGGATGCCATGTATGGAACCAGGCTGGAGACTATCAGGCAGATCCATGCACAGGGCATGGTCTCTATCCTGGATGTCGAACCACAG GCACTAAAGATCCTCAGGACAGCTGACTTTGCTCCCTATGTTGTCTTCATCGCAGCTCCCACTGTCACCCCAGGCATGACTGAG GACGACTCTCTGCAGCGGCTCCAGAAGGAATCGGAGATGCTTCAGGGGACATACGCTCACTACTTTGACCAGACCATCATCAACAATGAGATTGATGACACCATCCGACTGCTGGAGGAGGCTGTAGACCTGGTGTCCACCACCACTCAGTGGGTGCCCGTCTCCTGGGTCTACTGA